The following proteins come from a genomic window of Candidatus Palauibacter soopunensis:
- the lepB gene encoding signal peptidase I yields the protein MARGRRAKDGTREADEAAEGKRKRPPSPPAFSAEWFRDWARTLFVATLIFLFFRTFLLATFVITSGSMEGTLLVGDFLLVNKTSLGAPIPFTNARIPGYAEPEYGDIIVFRADHSPGLDIVKRTVGLPGDTLRMEGGLLYRNGEAVDEPYVRRNPRQPDEGDPRMRWQLEHLIPDPERGEYEPTRDNWGPLVVPPERYFMLGDNRDESLDSRFWGFVERGKMRGRPFFIYFSYDRDALKPVKFLTAMRPGRIGPSPD from the coding sequence ATGGCACGAGGTCGCAGAGCAAAGGATGGCACGCGAGAGGCGGACGAAGCCGCGGAAGGGAAGCGGAAACGTCCCCCATCTCCGCCGGCGTTCAGCGCCGAGTGGTTCCGCGACTGGGCGCGCACCCTGTTCGTCGCGACCCTCATCTTCCTCTTCTTCCGGACGTTCCTGCTGGCCACGTTCGTGATTACGTCGGGGTCGATGGAGGGGACTCTCCTCGTCGGCGATTTCCTGCTCGTGAACAAGACTTCGCTCGGTGCCCCGATCCCGTTTACGAATGCCCGCATACCGGGATACGCCGAGCCGGAGTACGGGGATATCATCGTGTTCAGGGCGGACCATTCTCCGGGGCTGGATATCGTCAAGCGTACCGTGGGCTTGCCGGGCGACACGCTCCGAATGGAGGGCGGCCTCCTGTACCGGAACGGAGAAGCCGTCGACGAACCTTACGTCCGCCGGAATCCGCGCCAGCCGGATGAAGGGGATCCCCGCATGCGGTGGCAACTGGAGCACCTGATTCCGGACCCGGAGCGGGGCGAGTACGAACCCACGCGGGACAACTGGGGGCCCCTCGTGGTTCCGCCGGAACGCTATTTCATGCTTGGGGACAACCGGGACGAGAGTCTCGATTCACGGTTCTGGGGCTTCGTCGAACGCGGGAAGATGCGAGGCAGGCCCTTCTTCATCTACTTCTCGTACGACCGGGACGCGCTGAAGCCGGTGAAATTCCTCACGGCGATGAGACCGGGAAGGATCGGACCCTCCCCGGACTAA
- a CDS encoding efflux RND transporter periplasmic adaptor subunit codes for MTHWTESLELFVEYPPHVRGVASDGWAIHLTWLADWKPVREGRLVLLLRGPGGAREEIVLQAPGSPGIYNASPTLSETGIWRADMTLTARGTDHAIPVGQLQVFASEDALPHDEEQPPPGLIALPKEEQWAMPFEIAIAEPRRIPNSIPVTGEVAAPARGLAHVSTPVAGLLLVQGPSPAPGEEVREGQTLALIAPTSLDDSYARMRADVVEAEREADRTERLFAAGAIAERRLEEARHDLEVARAAFEAVGGIHDADGDGGSDPHVYRLRSPIGGVIADRHVAPGEHVAVGTHAFTVVRPDTLWFVARVPARHAEAASEVHGAWFTVEGATHTHEADRVVSVGSIIDAGSRALPVRFAVANPDGELKVGMLAEGHLLLGEPVEGVAVPTPAILDEDGLSVVYVKVGGEAFQRRVVETGPSDGSWTIVHSGVSDGEQVVAVGAYQVRLASLGDVEVSDHGHPH; via the coding sequence GTGACGCACTGGACCGAGTCGCTCGAACTCTTCGTGGAGTACCCGCCGCACGTCAGGGGGGTCGCGAGCGATGGGTGGGCCATCCACCTCACCTGGCTGGCGGACTGGAAGCCGGTGCGGGAGGGGCGCCTCGTGCTCCTGCTCCGGGGACCGGGCGGCGCCCGCGAGGAGATCGTACTCCAGGCCCCCGGGAGCCCGGGAATCTACAATGCGAGCCCGACCCTCTCGGAGACCGGGATCTGGCGAGCGGACATGACCCTCACCGCCCGCGGCACGGACCACGCGATCCCGGTGGGACAGCTGCAGGTGTTCGCGAGCGAAGATGCGCTCCCGCACGACGAGGAGCAGCCGCCTCCGGGGCTGATCGCGCTGCCGAAGGAAGAGCAGTGGGCGATGCCGTTCGAGATTGCGATCGCGGAGCCGCGGCGGATTCCGAACTCGATCCCGGTGACCGGGGAGGTCGCGGCCCCCGCGCGCGGCCTTGCGCACGTCTCGACGCCGGTGGCGGGCCTCCTGCTCGTCCAGGGGCCATCGCCCGCCCCCGGCGAGGAGGTGCGGGAGGGGCAGACGTTGGCGTTGATTGCCCCCACGAGCCTCGACGATTCGTACGCCCGCATGCGGGCAGACGTGGTGGAGGCCGAGCGCGAGGCGGACCGGACGGAGCGTCTCTTCGCCGCCGGCGCCATCGCCGAGCGCCGCCTGGAGGAGGCGCGGCATGACCTCGAGGTGGCCCGGGCGGCGTTCGAAGCCGTGGGAGGCATTCACGACGCCGATGGGGACGGCGGTTCCGATCCGCACGTCTACCGGCTTCGGAGTCCGATCGGGGGAGTGATCGCGGATCGCCACGTGGCCCCCGGCGAACACGTCGCCGTCGGGACACACGCGTTCACGGTGGTGCGTCCCGATACGCTGTGGTTCGTCGCGCGGGTTCCGGCCCGCCACGCCGAGGCGGCCAGCGAAGTCCACGGGGCGTGGTTCACCGTCGAAGGCGCGACGCACACGCATGAAGCCGACCGCGTGGTGTCCGTGGGCAGTATCATCGATGCCGGGAGCCGGGCGTTGCCGGTCCGGTTCGCGGTGGCGAACCCGGACGGGGAGCTCAAGGTGGGGATGCTGGCCGAAGGGCATCTGCTCCTCGGTGAGCCCGTGGAAGGTGTGGCGGTCCCGACGCCGGCGATCCTGGACGAGGACGGGCTCTCCGTCGTCTACGTCAAGGTCGGCGGCGAAGCGTTTCAGCGGCGAGTGGTGGAGACCGGTCCCTCGGACGGGTCGTGGACCATCGTTCACTCCGGGGTTTCGGACGGCGAACAGGTGGTCGCCGTCGGCGCCTATCAGGTGAGACTGGCCTCGCTCGGCGACGTCGAGGTCTCGGACCACGGACATCCGCACTGA
- a CDS encoding efflux RND transporter permease subunit, with protein sequence MSAPGPAGDRPGLLHGLLDRLVHASLENRFFAVAAGVLLLASGGWVGATLPVDVFPDLTAPTVTVLSDAHGLAPEEVESLVTFPIETAVNGAAGVRRVRSSSAQGISIVWVDFDWGTDILRARQIVNERLQLATAQLPEDVSAPVLAPVSSIMGEILLVGMSASATQLMEARTVADWTVRRRLLAVPGVSQVVSIGGQVRQYQVLIHPERLLAYGVGLDQVLEAAAGSNRNASGGVYRSGGREILIRGIGRARDLQEIGLTVVAVREGVPVLIEDLAEVRIGPRVRLGTASVNAEPAVVLSIQKQPGANTLELTDRIDAELNEIEAELPAGVAFERAVFRQADFISLAVENVIEALRDGALLVVAVLLLFLWNLRTTAISVLAIPLSLALAVIVLRLLGGTINTMTLGGMAIAIGALVDDAIIVVENVYRRLREDRRRPPERRRRPLTLVRDAAREIRNPILSATLIISIVFVPLFFLSGVEGRMLRPLGLAYIVSILSSLLVAVTVTPALCHMLLPSDRAIGRPRDPWLMRGLERAYGRVLDGALRRSGAVLGGAVLLLAGTLALVPSLGRGFLPEFQEGTLTISVVSLPGTSLVESDAIGARVERQLLAHPAVVSTSRRTGRAELDEHAQGPNASEVDARLDLSEYGLEEVMAALRDDLAGLPGTSVTIGQPIGHRIDHMLSGTRAAIAANLFGPDLRQLRDIAGEIETVAGTVEGLVDVSVERQADIPQLQVRADRRAMARHGVTPADMAAAVDVAFQGEEVSLIREGDRAFDLVVRYADEHRTDPEAIGGTLMTTPAGATVPLSQLASIVPSLGPNAISRENVQRKIVVSANVAGRDVGGAAEELQARVAAEVELPPGYYVQYGGQFESGREATRRITLLSLFSIAAIFLIMFRAFGSARIAALLMVNLPLALAGGVLAVLLIGGTVNIATLVGFITLFGIAVRNGILLVSRYQDLRAAGTELQASIRRGSMERLSPILMTALTAGLALVPLALGIGEPGKEIQAPLAVVVLGGLLTSTTLNMVVVPALFLRFAGPLSGSGRWRRGPDPGRAAPP encoded by the coding sequence ATGAGCGCTCCCGGACCGGCGGGAGACCGGCCGGGCCTCCTGCATGGACTGCTGGACCGGCTCGTCCATGCATCGCTTGAAAACCGTTTCTTCGCCGTGGCCGCCGGGGTCCTCCTCCTGGCGAGCGGGGGATGGGTGGGGGCCACGCTGCCCGTCGATGTTTTTCCCGACCTCACCGCTCCCACCGTGACGGTGCTCAGCGACGCCCACGGACTCGCCCCGGAAGAGGTCGAGAGTCTCGTCACCTTCCCGATCGAAACGGCGGTGAACGGAGCGGCCGGGGTTCGCCGGGTCCGGTCGAGTTCGGCCCAGGGGATCAGCATCGTCTGGGTGGACTTCGACTGGGGCACGGATATCCTCCGTGCCCGGCAGATCGTGAACGAGCGGCTCCAGCTCGCCACGGCCCAACTGCCCGAGGACGTGAGCGCGCCCGTCCTCGCGCCCGTGAGTTCGATCATGGGCGAGATCCTGCTCGTCGGCATGAGCGCGTCCGCCACGCAACTCATGGAGGCGCGGACGGTCGCCGACTGGACCGTGCGGCGAAGGCTGCTCGCCGTGCCAGGGGTGTCACAGGTCGTGTCGATCGGCGGACAGGTTCGCCAGTACCAGGTCCTGATCCATCCCGAGCGTCTGCTCGCATACGGCGTCGGGCTCGACCAGGTGCTGGAGGCGGCGGCGGGATCGAACCGGAATGCGTCCGGAGGCGTCTATCGCTCGGGCGGGCGCGAGATCCTGATCCGCGGCATCGGTCGCGCCCGCGATCTGCAGGAGATCGGCCTGACCGTCGTCGCCGTGAGGGAGGGGGTACCCGTCCTCATCGAGGACCTGGCGGAAGTTCGGATCGGCCCGCGCGTCCGGCTCGGCACCGCTTCCGTGAACGCGGAGCCCGCCGTCGTGCTCTCGATCCAGAAGCAGCCCGGCGCCAATACGCTCGAACTGACGGATCGGATTGACGCCGAACTGAACGAGATCGAGGCGGAACTCCCGGCGGGCGTGGCCTTCGAGAGGGCCGTGTTCCGACAGGCCGACTTCATATCGCTTGCGGTGGAAAACGTAATCGAAGCCCTGCGCGACGGTGCGCTGCTCGTCGTCGCGGTACTCCTGCTCTTCCTGTGGAACCTGAGGACGACGGCGATTTCCGTGCTCGCGATCCCGCTCTCGCTGGCCCTGGCCGTCATCGTGCTGCGGCTACTCGGGGGCACGATCAACACGATGACGCTGGGCGGCATGGCCATCGCCATCGGCGCGCTGGTCGATGACGCGATCATCGTCGTCGAGAACGTGTACCGCCGCCTCCGCGAAGACCGCCGCCGCCCGCCGGAGCGGCGACGACGGCCCCTCACCCTCGTCCGGGACGCGGCGCGGGAGATCCGGAACCCGATCCTCAGCGCGACGCTCATCATCTCCATCGTCTTCGTGCCGCTCTTCTTCCTCTCCGGCGTGGAGGGGCGCATGCTCCGGCCGCTGGGACTGGCGTACATCGTGAGCATCCTCTCGTCGCTGCTCGTCGCGGTCACGGTGACGCCGGCACTCTGCCACATGCTTCTGCCGAGCGACCGGGCGATCGGCCGCCCGCGCGACCCGTGGCTGATGCGCGGGCTCGAACGGGCGTACGGACGCGTCCTCGATGGGGCGCTTCGCCGTTCCGGGGCCGTGCTGGGCGGCGCGGTGCTCCTGTTGGCCGGCACCCTCGCTCTCGTGCCCTCCCTGGGACGCGGATTCCTGCCCGAGTTCCAGGAGGGGACGCTGACCATCTCCGTCGTGAGCCTGCCCGGGACATCGCTCGTGGAGTCGGACGCGATCGGGGCCCGCGTGGAGCGCCAGCTCCTGGCGCACCCGGCGGTCGTCTCCACCTCGCGGCGGACCGGTCGGGCCGAACTCGACGAACACGCACAGGGCCCCAACGCCTCCGAGGTCGATGCCCGGCTGGACCTCTCGGAGTACGGCCTGGAGGAGGTCATGGCCGCGCTCCGCGACGACCTCGCGGGACTTCCCGGGACCAGCGTCACGATCGGACAGCCGATCGGACACCGGATCGACCACATGCTCTCCGGCACCCGGGCGGCCATCGCCGCGAACCTGTTCGGGCCCGACCTCCGGCAGCTGCGCGACATCGCCGGCGAGATCGAGACCGTGGCGGGGACGGTGGAGGGCCTCGTGGACGTCTCCGTCGAGAGGCAGGCGGACATACCGCAGCTTCAGGTCCGCGCCGACCGCCGCGCCATGGCCCGTCACGGCGTGACGCCGGCCGATATGGCCGCGGCCGTCGATGTCGCATTCCAGGGAGAGGAGGTGTCGCTCATCCGGGAAGGCGACCGCGCGTTCGACCTCGTGGTTCGCTACGCGGACGAACACCGCACGGACCCGGAGGCGATCGGCGGGACGCTGATGACGACGCCGGCGGGAGCGACCGTGCCGCTGTCGCAACTGGCATCGATCGTGCCGTCGCTGGGGCCCAACGCGATCAGCCGCGAGAACGTGCAACGAAAGATCGTCGTGAGCGCGAACGTCGCGGGACGCGACGTGGGCGGAGCCGCGGAGGAGCTTCAGGCGCGGGTCGCCGCCGAGGTCGAACTGCCGCCGGGCTACTACGTCCAGTACGGGGGGCAGTTCGAGAGCGGGCGGGAGGCGACGCGGCGGATTACGCTGCTCTCGCTGTTCTCGATCGCCGCCATCTTCCTCATCATGTTCCGGGCTTTCGGGAGTGCCCGGATCGCGGCCCTTCTCATGGTGAACCTGCCTCTGGCGCTGGCGGGAGGCGTGCTCGCGGTCCTGCTCATCGGCGGCACCGTGAACATCGCGACGCTGGTCGGGTTCATCACCCTGTTCGGGATCGCGGTGCGCAACGGGATCCTTCTCGTGAGCCGCTATCAGGATCTGCGTGCGGCGGGCACCGAACTTCAGGCGAGCATCCGGCGCGGCTCGATGGAACGTCTCAGCCCCATCCTCATGACGGCGCTCACGGCGGGCCTCGCGCTCGTGCCGCTCGCGCTGGGAATCGGCGAGCCCGGCAAGGAAATCCAGGCCCCGCTCGCCGTCGTCGTTCTCGGGGGCCTCCTGACGTCCACCACGCTCAACATGGTCGTCGTTCCGGCCTTGTTCCTGCGCTTCGCCGGGCCCCTCAGCGGAAGCGGTCGATGGAGAAGAGGGCCGGATCCCGGGAGGGCGGCTCCTCCGTGA
- the solA gene encoding N-methyl-L-tryptophan oxidase has translation MHDFAVIGLGAIGSATAAELVRRGHSVVGFDRYTPPHTMGSAHSDTRMIREAWYQGSPYVPLVHDACRRWKNLERSSGRTLLRTAGALMMGPEDGRAFAGSPLRGVVRPDTDYVLLSAEEVAERFPWLRPDPGTVTIYEPGAAILSLEACIEATLEAAAGADLRFDEPVLEWSTSASGVRVRTERGDYAARRLAIAAGAWTPQLLPGLSLPLEVERTVQYWFEPAGVHADVLAEGPAWVWELEREGTWYGFPPTARGLKAGMHFQAGRRTDAERVVREVGASEADDLRRLFGRYAPGVAGALAHASVCLYTNTPDEDFILDRHPGHPEVVLFAGGSGHAFKFAPVLGSLMADRLTEEPPSRDPALFSIDRFR, from the coding sequence ATGCACGACTTCGCCGTCATCGGGCTCGGAGCGATAGGAAGCGCAACGGCGGCCGAACTCGTCCGGCGGGGACATTCGGTGGTCGGATTCGACCGCTACACGCCCCCGCACACGATGGGATCGGCGCACAGCGACACGCGGATGATTCGCGAGGCGTGGTACCAGGGGTCTCCCTACGTGCCGCTCGTCCACGATGCCTGCCGGCGCTGGAAGAACCTCGAGCGCTCGTCGGGCAGGACGCTGCTGCGGACGGCGGGCGCCCTCATGATGGGGCCGGAGGACGGACGAGCGTTCGCGGGGAGCCCGCTTCGCGGCGTCGTGCGGCCCGACACCGACTATGTCCTCCTATCCGCGGAGGAGGTGGCCGAGCGTTTCCCCTGGCTCCGCCCGGATCCCGGGACCGTCACCATCTATGAACCGGGTGCCGCGATTCTCTCACTGGAGGCCTGTATCGAGGCGACGCTGGAGGCGGCCGCGGGCGCGGACCTGCGCTTCGACGAGCCCGTGCTCGAGTGGTCGACCTCCGCCTCGGGCGTCCGGGTCCGGACGGAGCGGGGAGATTACGCGGCGCGGCGGCTCGCCATCGCGGCGGGAGCGTGGACTCCGCAACTGCTTCCCGGACTTTCCCTTCCGCTCGAAGTGGAGCGCACGGTGCAGTACTGGTTCGAGCCCGCCGGGGTGCATGCGGACGTGCTCGCGGAGGGTCCCGCCTGGGTGTGGGAACTCGAACGGGAGGGTACGTGGTACGGATTCCCACCCACGGCGCGAGGTCTCAAGGCGGGGATGCACTTCCAGGCCGGACGCCGGACCGATGCCGAACGGGTCGTCCGCGAAGTCGGGGCCTCCGAGGCGGACGATCTGCGAAGGCTGTTCGGACGGTACGCGCCGGGCGTGGCGGGCGCGCTGGCCCACGCGTCGGTCTGCCTCTACACGAACACGCCCGACGAGGACTTCATCCTCGACCGCCACCCCGGCCATCCCGAGGTGGTGCTGTTCGCCGGCGGCTCCGGGCACGCGTTCAAGTTCGCGCCCGTCCTCGGGTCGCTCATGGCCGACCGCCTCACGGAGGAGCCGCCCTCCCGGGATCCGGCCCTCTTCTCCATCGACCGCTTCCGCTGA